The DNA sequence tttcaaaatagaaagtcacaaccaaaaataattaaacaagtagtaaaattgacaatcaagcagaataaatgggttgcctcccttaaagcgcttgctttaacgtcttccagccggacgatgaacacagTTACTCCCCACTGGAGCCCACGACATGCAAGGGAatgtcctccacaacatgctcaacaaagttctcatagattacatccttgaacggaaatggatagtgatgtttgtggatgggtgcgttgtgttgcctaaggttcatgttcatacacccaccatcggggatttgcttgggtacctgcaccaaagaagggaaccacctatcaactttaatggaaattggatttggattaggtggcttacctatgtgttgtgatgaagtggcagcaatatgaacattcttccccatggtgcgttcggccaatttgagcattttgagagcagtggccgtatggtccttgtgcgccactccaattccctcgtcttgcatggttcttgatgcatcctttgtgcctagtgctgaatggtccggtcctatattttctattttatcaatggcacaacaagaatgaacaacattaggagtctcaatggattcagaaattttaaaactaatcatgtcaccaccaaatgccatagttactaatcctttggccacatcaatcttcgtttgagccgttttcatgaatggccttccaaagaggatgggcaatgaaggggcatggtctgattcatccatttcgagaacatagaaatccgctgggaagattaaatgatcaacctgcactaaaacgtcttccaaaactccctttggataagcgttagatctatcggccaattgtatgattacaccatcattttttaatgctcctaagttcatagatgcataaatggaatatggcataacatttatagaagcacctaaatcaagcatggcagatttgaaacgggtattaccaatgacacacggaattgtaaaactacccggatctttgcatttgaggggtagtttgcgttgcaagatggcggagacattctcgcttacatgtaccacttctttctcccggGCACGTTTCTTTgctgtacaaagcttctttaaacacttggcatacttcgggatttgctttatggcatcaaggaggggaatgttgacatgcacctttctaaatgtttctagaacatctttttcctcctcttcattcttagattgcaaaaatctgctaggaaagggagcattcgaaggaaaaacattagtaggaactgaatttaacacattcttacccttattggacaaATTTGAAGGTTTAGGAGCCATGGACActtgcggcataggtgtgtccacctttgccgtaTGTGagcttgattcctcctcttccatttgcaacatttcatcctctttgtgacctgtttttgatgaagaacctgctccaacctccttaccacttcttagggtgattgctttggctgattcaaaccctccctttggatttggaatggtagaactaggaagctttccttggtctctaatctgcccaacaacttcggcaatctgccctatttgtatctctagttggtccacccttttgttttgattttcttgcccctgagtcaaagtggttagtaacttaacaagtgtctcattatccaaagcattacctgaagtagtttgggcaggttgtggttggatttgagggggtgcgtatggtttggtgtagaagcccgggggttgttgcctaaagcctccttgtggttgggcttgttgtggctctctccatttgaagtttggatggtctctccaccccggattatacgtgttggaatatggatcatgtcttggctgattttggctttgaaacccaatggcattagcactctcccatccaccattctcgatgagttgaggacacttttcggaaacatgtccttggatagaacatacgccacacaccatgggtccttgaatcttcattccctcggccatctgtgaaacaagagaagtaagattagctaactgagattgaatattggaagtggaacttacctcatgcacttgttgccgtgggggtcctctttggcctacaccctcgtattgttgagcgttcaatgctcgattagcaatcaagatttttgcagccatgggcgttttgtctaccaatgctccacccgccgaggcatcgagcatttgacgttctagtggtaggagcccttcgtagaagtattgcaaaagcaattcctccttcatctgatgctgtggacaagaagcaacaagtgatttaaatcgttcataatatgtagggaaagactcaccttcatcttgttgaattccacttatttttttatgaagaagaatgatgcgagaagttgggaaaaatttctccagaaacgccctattcatactctcccaagatgtaactgtaccaggagccaactcgtataaccaatccttggctttgtccattaaagagaatggaaaagccttcatctttaaaatacttccgtcaacgataaccggagtcatacttgagcacaccacttcaaattctttcaaatgtttgtttggatcctccatggacagcccatggacctttggaatgtggtggagcaaacttgactttaactcgaactcttcggtcttACCTTGCGCAGCagtgggatattggatacacaaaggTGCGGCATTATCTAATCCTGAAGCGGCGAGCTCCTTGAGTGTtcggttgtccatggccatgtcTTGCACTACTTctcccacttgtgccgtgggtaTCTCCTCCTCTTTTGGAACTTGTTCTTCAAGGTTAGGTTCCAGGCTAAGTGGGTTGGACTCTTGTTGGTTCCTTCTTCGTCTCAAAgttctctcaaaatcgtcgtcaaagtcacggatgtgcttatgaataggttgagaacttcgagtcataaaccacctaaaacaagaaaacaagtcaAGTTaccaactaggaacaaaaatacatgaaaataaacaaaaagaaataacaagggattagcaaaattgctaatccccgacaacggcgccaaaatttgatgcgtaaaataactaaacacacaaattaaaccctctttttatcaaatgtagtaaagtatgtaagtagggatcgttctaggccggggattaggagggattgctaaatcacttgaaaactgactcaaatacgtaaaaacaagtttaaaacactaaactagactcaaagaatgcaaaactaaactttaaaacaccacaacaaaccaaaagactcaaaacagcaaacaaacactcaaaactgtcttaaaaacactttctacgcagttttgaacactaaggaagaatttggacgaaaattggttttaacttgactcaagacacttaaaaacacaaactaaattgatttctaactaatatgacacttGAAAATaaaggggggtttggttttgacgaatttgaaaacaaaacaaaactttgtaaactaaaacagattttaaaacgaattgggttgaattgaatggatggaaggctagctaaggggttcatctccacacatgtcacacttgcatataaaacgatttccaattgcttttcaataaaccatgaattctcaacgccacaagttaattaggtccgcttaaattaaccttcagattttcctaacgttattgaattggatgattgcatacgacaacccaaagcattccccacaagtcccctacatgattgcataatagagatacaagcaagaatcattaagttctatgaaaaccataagcattgacgaagcacttgttactatgattgcatgaaacttattccaagaatttacttaacgcgattgagatcatcaacctttactacttgtgaatgtaagtccataacgattaggtgaaattttcttatatcctagcattcaatttatgcatgataattaagcgtgcactctcaaccaacacacacaaatcaatgtaattcacatagataagtaaattgaattcacaacttatgaaacgcaattagaagtaatcaaatcatatagcaagtataaacatggttttgaatccccccctagccaaggggggtttagttcctcatacttgcaaaacaaagatacataaaattagacattgaaatcaaagatagaaaacacctagaaacgctccaacactcccaaggcttgggcttaggcacggcacaagatgttccttctccttccttactTGCAAGCTGCgacactagaggttttggacggttttgggtggtttttatggtgtagaatggatggggaatggtatggaaaggtttaggattgatgggtggtgtggctaggggtggtttttggctgaaattagagagaatggtggtgggaaATTTCGGCCAAAGCAAGGAGAAAATCTGTTATGACTTTGATGAATATggaaggtggtatttataggcttgagataggaccactccatttcctttgcatgtgagcttgtgtgggtgtgtgttggcatgtttcccctttacatttacactcacatgcttcatcatttcaaccacaaaacacacacaattccttCCACTTTGCCGTGAGTTTTGTATGTGTATGCTTCAATGCTCTtctctttgccatgtgtttgctttctttaccatgtgtttgctttctttgccatgtgtttgctgccatgttttcccctttacatttacacacacatgcttcatcatttcaatcacaaaacacacacaattccttcacctttgccatgagttttgtcttcactttgcatgtgggcttctttgcatgtgttttctccctctcttgccttgagtttgcatgtgggcttctttgcatgtgtttatccttgcaattacacacacacacttgcacacacatatgcccaaaacgtccatcctcatgcatgcaatccatttgagcccaatattgatccaacatgcaccaaaatgcatttttcttgccaaggttgttattaaggcctacaaacaaatgaaaatggctttaaacactaaaataactatggaaacacaacgtaaacgcacgagaacaagccaattaagttgcataaaaatgctcctatcagcagacttccttgccgaccatccaatcccagccgattggaaaatctcagacgacttgcctgacgaagAGGTGTTCTGCATCGACATATTctcgacatggacgatgttcttcgacggatctgcacgagcagacggagcggggccaggagtagtattcatgttgCCACAAAGGCAAgtactaccttattcattccagctaagcgaattatgctccaacaacgtcgctgagtaccaagctcTGATCCTCGAGctccaaatggcaatcaacatggaaatcgcagcccttgagatatacggcgactccaagctcataatcaatcaactcctgactgaatatgaggtgaggaaagatgaccTCGTCCCGTACTTCTGGCTGGCAACGCAGTTGCTACAAAGGTTTGAGGCCGTGACACTAGAACAAGTCCCAAGaaagagaatcaaatggcagacgctctcgccaacctagcctcgagcatgacattaggagaagacgaagctacaaacgtgccagtctgccaaagatgggtaatcccgcTTGTCACTGAAATAGTACTAAGTGATACAAACGTTATTTCAATACTTCCGGTCAacgttgaagaatggagacagcctctgatcaactacttggagcatggaatACTCCCAGATGATCCAAAACACCGCTCCGAAGTACGTCGACGAGCATATtgcttcctctattacaaagggaCACTCTACTGGCGATCTTTTgaatgagtacttctgagatgcctaggcgaggaagaagccaatcaagccatggaagaagcacactcaggaataTGTGGAGCGCACCAGTCCGGaccaaagcttcatttccagctcaaaagaatgggttattactggccaagcatggtaaatGACTGCTTAGAAtacgccaaaaggtgccaagcctgccaatttcacgccaacttcatacatcaaccgcctgaaccattacaccccacAGCTACTTCATAGCCGtttgatgcatggggattggatgtCGTAGGACCAATTGCGCTAAAGTCATCTACATGAGAGGCTTACATcctggctgcaacagattacttctctaaGTGGGCTGAGGCCATACCcctgaaggaagtcaagaaggaaactgtcgtccgtttcatcaagggacatatcatccaccgatatggggtgcctcgctacattgtcaccgacaacggaaagcagttctcaaaccgactcatggacgagctctgcgagaaatacaagttcaagcagcataaatcctccatgtatcatgctccggccaacggtcttgcagaagcattcaacaagacattgtgcaacctcctgaagaaggtaatcggtagaacaaagaaagactggcatgaaagaataggcgaaGCATTGTGGGCATACAGGACAACATATAGAACGCCTACCCAAGCcacaccttattctcttgtatatggcgtggaagctgttctaccgctcgaaagtcaaatcccctcgctaaggatggctatacaagaaggcttgactgacgaagagaatgcaaagttgcgtcTTCAAGAGCTGGAAGCGCTGGATGAGAAAAGACTCGAAGCCCAACAACACTTGGAGTGTTATCAAGCGCGACTTTCTAAagccttcaacaagaaagttctccctcggtcttttcaaatgggagatctcgtcctttcattgcgtaggcctatcatcacaactcacaagacaaagagcaagttcacgtcaaaatgggatggaccatacgtagtacaagaagtctacaccaatggcgcctacttaatcatggcggaagacggcttgaagatcagCCCTATCAACGgtagattcttgaagcgctactacccctgaAAGGCAACAAATTCCCGCTCTTtattcgcacgagcctaaactgcatgaactaaagctcctggcccgcaagagcataaactgcgtatggcaccaaaaaaaaaatgtattttgaactacgttatgacttgatccctcctcgacgaagggtacgtaggcaactcgaagtgtcaaaacttcaagtacagtcacaccatctaaaaagaaataataataataataaataacactCTGAAGATCGAAGaacaaattcaagaacataaatgctttatttctttgaaagaaGGAGTTGGCTCCAAGGCCTTATTACAAGAAGATACTACTTGAAAACTATGTCCCTAAAACTACGAATGCGATCTTCAAGCgagccttccaaagtcttcagaGTCTCTACCTCGGCGGGGGACAAGATGGGTAACTCCATAGTCATGCCTTCCTCTCGTTCTAGGCGCGAAATCTCCTCTTGGTACTGAGAAAGTGCAGTTCCCTGCTCCGCAAGAACACTTCCAAGTTGCGATGCTTCGATTACCAACTGCTCCCGCTCCCGCGTCAATGCATCTAGACGGCCCTGGACAGAAGTTAAAGCAACCTCCGTGACTTGATAATCTCCTGAAATAGCTTGCTGAAAAGACCGGACTTGAGCCAGTGACGAGTTTATCGCTGCTAGCTGATGAGCGCTAACATCTGGACTCAACTTCTCCAAGGAAATAGcacgcaaggaagaatactcagtcgaggcggccataagttcggcaatcttgatcttcaaggATGAGGAATCAACGTTAAGGTTGTCGATCGCGGAAACAAACCTCGACAAATCCTCATTGAGCAACATAAGGTCTTCCAGCGGACACTTAGAAATCCTCTCCTCGATATGACCCTTGATCTCCATTGCCGCACCAAGACTGGTGCGATGGATAAGTCGCTCAGTACCGCTAAGGTTCGGCCCTCTCAAAGAGATCTCAGAGCTGGCTGGCAAAGGTGTTGGGCGCATGACAGGTTCTGGCATACCTCCACCTACACAtggcaaactagggaagtttggCAGATTCGGAACAAGCTCTGTACCAGGCGGATCCCCGATCTCCCTGTCTGTAGGTAGGTCACCTACAAATAGCATCTCCGTGTAGGAATAGATATCTGCAGTTGCCAAATCAAGATGACAAGAAGGCCCAACCTAAAGGAGACAAAGGAAGGCGTTAGAAACGAAAGCCAAAACAATGAAAgcagaaggaataaaaaaaaaaaaaaaaaaaaggaagtacatacatctctctcaaatggCGCGCGGTCATCAAATTGAGGAGATCTAAACACTTCCTTCTTCCTATGGCGAAAATTGACATCGCTGTCGACCTGAGCATCCTCAAGTGGTCGCTTGTTTGAAACTTGTTGACGCTGCTGTAGAATAAATCCGTCTTCGTGCGAGTCAACTTCATCTCCCGCCTCTTCAGAAGCATCCGGATGTCGAGGAGACGAGTGTGGGCGTTGATAAGCTAAAGTTACAGGTCTATCTTGTAAGGGAGCCGCACTTGCACAATCAAGGGGTGCCAGTCGCATAGAAACCACAGGGCAACCCTCTCTCGACATACCATCGCCTAAGAGAGAAGAATTGGTACCACTTGTCATCCCCAAGTTCGTATAATGTGTCTTTGACCACCAACGTGCGTAAACACGGGTCACTGGATTACTCTTGAACTCATCCTTGGCCGGCAGCGTGATAACGGCATTTGTGGATGAACGGgtacaagactcccaatgcatGTACACGGCTTGCAGGGATGCCGATGGGTTCTTTTCCTTCAACTTGCCTGGCACgttttggacaaaaccaaattgcctgctGAAACGGTGGGGACTATATGGCTAAACGATGCATTGGTCTTCTTGTCGCAAAGAAACAAACCCCGAGCGAAGGcttataagataagacaagtctAAGAAGTGGAGATGCGAGTTGTCTACGATGCCTCGCCGCACCGAGCCAACTCTCGCTAAGGGGtccatcctcaaatcttcacaactTTTAAATAGCGCCCGCGCTCGCAAATCATCAAGGCCCTTCGCTGAGAGCACACCAGAATACTTCGTCATCGATGGCCCTAGCTTGGCTCCGGTCgatgaagaaggccttgactTATCTAGAgttgacaaagaaaaatgagtgccaaaatattcacccaaccaaccatacacatagtggtaaggAAGCACTGCAGCACGATCTTCAGTGCTTGCCGAGTCTGAAACAATGCTCAAGCCATTGTAAATGTTGGCTAGGACTAGGatagcaaggctaaaagactcacccgcagccatcttgctagcaactTTGAAAACTCCAGGACGAACTAAGTTAACATCGCCTGttgggaaaacaaacttacaaagccaacaagctaagaaagcaGCCAGGTAAGACTCCTCCACATGCTCTGATGCtatgccaagatcctcaaaTGCTCTCAACTCGTCAGAAGAGCGACGCCTGGTTGAGCCAATAACACCAGACGGGTCTGAGTCTCCCTTTGGCCTAGTGGTCTTGTTACGACCAACTTTCTTCAAAGGCTTCTTATACCTCATGGCCTCCCAATACCAGAATTGGATCCATGAGGAAATCCTCACTCCTGATTTACCTTGAGCATCCTGGAAAAGCCTGTGATACGCCCAAAACAAATAGCGGCAACTTGCGGGCAATCCTCGGCTATTGCAAAGAGAAAGCTCATCCGCACTGGGAACGACCTCGTCGTAAAACTTACCTTGGATCGGCAAGCCTCCTATCCTGTGAATatcccaaagtgaaattgacatctccccttgtgctgtgtgaagtgtgttggtcaCTGAACACCAACGCTCTAAGAACGCACGAATAACGGGAGGATGGCAATCATAACTAAATAAAGATGCGTACACAGCGTGGTAAAGGCCCACCTTAGTAAGCACATCCTTAGATCGGCTTAAGATATCTTCGAGCCACTCCCAATAAAACTCATCAAAAACGGCCTCTCCAGCAGTAGACAGGGTACCATTCCAAGCCATAGCTCCGATGCGGAtgtgatcaccaagaagcttaaaTGAGGCCGAATGATTGTCACCAGCATGGTGTGACggattcaagataagaatctTCGAGATGCGCGCCTTCTTCTTCGTGTCTGTCTGGACAGAATCTACCACATCACAAGATACTTCGgaagaccacgacttaatatgcatggagTTATCTTTCGCGGGAAGAGCAAGCGCTTTAAAACCAGTCAGCGGCTCGTAAAGCTTCAACGTCGTTCCCCTGTCTTGCGAGTCACCTGCCTGCGCAAGAATGGTAAGGGTGCTGCCCTTAAAGCACTTAAAAAATACCATGAcctcaaaaaaaacaaaataaatcagCAGCAGCACGGCAAATGGGGTAGCTACAGGACGGTCCTTCCAAGCAGCAGCAAGAGGCACATCGACGTCACCACCAAGGAAAGTATGATCAAAAGGCACCACACAGCGAAACCCCGTTGCAGTCTCTTGCACAAACCCTAGGTAGCAGAAATCACAAATATGCTCACGCCCTGCTCACTCCAAATACCACGTCTCTGAAAGCTTCGTAATTAAATATCCCTAACATTATGACAAAAAAATCCATCAGTGAAGATGGCGGGAAAGAGAAAca is a window from the Malus domestica chromosome 16, GDT2T_hap1 genome containing:
- the LOC139193162 gene encoding uncharacterized protein yields the protein MFFDGSARADGAGPGVVFMLPQRQVLPYSFQLSELCSNNVAEYQALILELQMAINMEIAALEIYGDSKLIINQLLTEYEVRKDDLVPYFWLATQLLQRFEAVTLEQVPRKRIKWQTLSPT